Sequence from the Segatella copri genome:
AGGCTGATGCAAGCACGGTAGTGCCAGAGGAGTTTGACCTGACAAAGCTTACTGATACAGACTATATGAATGCTAACGTGGGCAAGCTGATGACCCTGAAGAAGGTGAAGTTTGCCTCTGCCAACGGTACTAACGTATGGGCACCAGATGATACCAATACAAGCCTGGAACTGATCGATGCCGAAACGGGCAAGAGAATCAGCAGCAGCAATCTGGTAGTGCGCAACTCGGGTTATTCTAAGTTTGCCAACGAGGTGGTTCCACAGGGTGTATTCGATATCACCGGTATCTTCACCCGTTACAATAACACCTGGCAGATTGTGATTCGCAGCACAGATGATCTGAAGGCATCAGAAACAGGCGGTACATTGGAGAAGCCTTACACTGTGGCTCAGGCACTGGAGAAGATCAATGCCGGTACAGCAGGCGATGCTAAGGTTTATGCTACCGGTATCATCGTAAAGGTGAAAGATGTAGATACTGGCACGTATGGTAACGGTACATTCGTTATCTCTGACGACGGTAAGGATACAGAAGGCAAGACTCTCGAGGTATTCCGTTGCTACAACATCGATGGTGCAAAGTGGACAGAGGAAACCAAGAAAATCCTTGTACCAGGCAAGAAGGTGGTTGTATCAGGCACCCTGCTTGATTATAACGGCACCAAAGAGATTAAGGGTGGCAATCTCATCTCTATCAAGTAATTACTGATTATCAAAATAGTAACAATATTTAAAAAGACAATAATATGAAAAAGTATATATTTTCAGTTTTGATGGCGGCTATGGCTGCCTTCACATTCAGCAGCTGCGAGGATGTACCAGAGCCTTACACACAGCCTACCAAGCCTGATGCCGGTGGCACCACAGAGGGCGAGCCAAAGGGTACAGGTACTGCTGCCGACCCATTCAACAGCATTGCAGCTATCAACTATTGCAAGACCCTGGAGGCAGGCGTGGAGTCTGACAAAGAGGTCTATATCAAGGGCAAGGTAGTGAGCATCAAGGAGCAGTTCTCTACCAACTTCGGCAACGGTTCGTTCTACATCGCCGATGACGAGAGCAGCGAGAAGTTCTACATCTTCCGCTCACTCTATCTGGGCAACAAGAAATGGACCGCCAGCGACCCTGAACTCAAGGAAGGCGACGAGGTGGTAGTTTGCGCCAAGGTGATGAACTACATGGGCAACACCCCAGAGACCGTAGCCAACAAAACCTATCTGGTTTCCCTGAACGGCAAGACAGCCGATGGCTCAGGCAGTGGCGACATCACAGGCACGGCAAAGGGCGATGGTTCTGCAGCCAACCCATTCAACAGCGTGGCAGCGCAGAAGTACACCGCAGCCCTGGCATCGGGCGTGGTTTCAGACAAGGAGTTCTACATCAAGGGTAAGGTACAGAGCATCAAGGAGCAGTTCTCTGCAGGCTACGGCAACGGTTCATTCTATATTGCCGATGATGCCAACAGCACCCAGTTCTACATCTTCCGCATCTACTACTTCGGTGGCGAGAAGTGGAAGGAGGGCGATATGACCCTGAAGGAAGGCGATGAGATCGTGGTTTGCGCTAAGCTCATCAACTACATGGGCAACACCCCAGAGACCAACCAGGGCGGTAAGCTCATCTCTGTAAATGGCAAGACCAGCGGCGAGGGCGGCGGCACCGTAACTCCGAAACCAGATCCAAACCCAGGCGAGGTAACAACAGGTGAGAATGGCGGCTTCGAGAACTGGACAGACAGCAAGCCAACCAACTGGAACACCAACTCTGCCGGCAACGCAAGCCTCACCAAGAGCGAGGATGCCCACAGCGGCAAGTACTCAGTGCAGGTAGCTGGAACTAGCAACGCCAACAAGCGTCTCGGTTACAAGGAGATGAGTCTGAAGGCAGGTAAATATACTATCAAGTTCTACGCCAAGGCAGCCACAGCCACAGGTGCATCCGTATGCCCAGGTTATGTAGCCGTTAATGATGGCACCGTAGATTCACAGAACTACAATTATACCAAGCAGTATGTGAAGGTATCCAACACTGAGTGGACTTTGGTAGAGCAGGAAATAACCATAGAGAAAGATGGCACCTACAGCATCGTTATCATGAATGCCAAGAAGCCAGGTGCAGCCGTTCTCATCGACGACTTCACATTCTCACTGGGCAGCACAGCGATTATCAAGTAATTCCCTAAGTAGATATTATGTATTAGAAAAAATACTGATCCCCTCGTCCTCTACGCAAACAGAGGCGATGGGGATTTCTTTTTCTTATCCATCGAAAACATAGTTGGCAGGAGGAAACGCGAACCTACGTATTATGCTCTTTTCCAAAATATTTCTTAAAAAGAAGAAGAAATATTTGGTGGTTTCAGGAAAAAAGCGTAACTTTGCAGCCTGAAATTGATAACAGGCTATAATGGGCATGCCCCGATAAGGGACACGAAATGATGCAACAAGCATCCCCATGACGTCTAATTTTAATAACCCAATAAAAATAAAAAAGAAAAATGAAAAAAGGTATTCATCCAGAGAATTATCGTCCTGTAGTATTCAAGGATATGTCTAACGGCGATATGTTCCTCTCTCAGTCTACATGCAAGACTAACGACACTGTTGAGTTCGAAGGCGAGACTTATCCAGTTGTTAAGATTGAAATCTCTAGCACATCTCACCCATTCTACACAGGTAAGAGCAAGCTCGTTGATACAGCGGGTCGCGTAGACCGCTTCATGAACCGTTACGGCAAATTGAAGAAGTAATAATATACCTTTTTTATAAGGATATATTTATTATCGCAAAGATACTGAGTGCATTCCAGCGTAGTTGCATATACGTAGGAATGCACTTTTTTTCTCTATTCTATCCTCATGCAATCGATTTCTACATACATTATTATATAGAAAGCACTTAATCTTTAACTTCAAAACATTATCGAGAATTATGAAGCATACTAAGTTTTTTATCTTCGCGCTCGTTGCTGCGATGACGTTCTCTGCCTGCGGCACTGACGATACCCTGCAGTTCTATTTTCCTGAAAATGGCGGTAATACGGGTGGCGGTAATACGGGTGGTGGAAGCACGGGTGGCAATACCGGTGGTGAATCAACCGACAAGAACAATACAAACAAGAATGTGGCTACTGCCAACATGCCACAAGTGGTAAGAAACGCTATCGGCGGTCTGGAGTTTCCAAAGCTCAAGAACAATGGCAGCAGCTATGCCATCGTTCACATGGATAATACAACAGGTATGTTGAACTATTCTACAGAATGGGATGACAACATGAAGAGCCAGAGATGGAGCTGCTATACTTTCCATACAGGAAACACAGCATCGAACGTTGACAGATGGAAACCTGGTCAGGGCGAGCGCAAGTATCCATGGGATACGGATCTGAAAGAACAATGGGGAATTACAGATTTTACAGAAGACCCTACTCCTACAGCTCAAGGCTTTGACCATGGTCATATCTGCCCTTCTGCTGACCGCAAACTCAATCTGACACAGCAGAAACAGACATTCTTCATGACCAACATGCAGCCTCAATATGCCAATTTCAACCAGCGTGGAACATGGTATAAAATGGAGGAAGATCTTCGTACCAAAGCTCCAAAGATTGATTCTGACACCCTGTTTATCGTAAAGGGTGGAACTATCGACCCGGTAGGCAGCGAGAGTAATCTCCTGGGCTGGAAGAAGAATGGTGCTTCTAGCGAAACCCAGAAGCCAGGCTATATCCCAATACCAAAGTATTTCTTTGTAGCTGTACTGAAAAAGGAGCTAAACAAGAGCACCAACCAGTATACATACAGCGCTTTCGGCTACTGGTTCCCTCACGAGAACAAGGCATTTGAAAAAGGCGACCAGCTCGGCAACTATGTCGTAAACATCAAGACGCTGGAAGACAAAACCGGTATCGACTTCTTCTGTAATCTCCCTGATGAAATAGAGAAGGAAGTGGAAAACGTAGATGCAGAAGCTCTCAAGAAACTTTGGGGCTTTAAATAAATCAGGCTATATACAAACAAAGAATCCGCTCTCTCAAATCAATGAGAGAGCGGATTCTTGGGTTTATATCATCATCTTCTCGGCAACTTCTTGATAGCATGTGGCATGAATGCCCTGCCGGTAGCCTTACCGAAGCTAGGAGCTACGGAATCGGTTGCAGCAGAACGGGTCTTCTTACGGGCTCCACTCGGATCGTAACGCTCCAAATCGATATACATCACATCACCCTTAGCCTTACCTGTTCCTATCATATAACCATAGAACACATCCTGGCCCTTTTCATCACCCAGATAGAAACCATACTGCTTAGCACCTGCATCCATCACATAGGTAGCACCAGAATCATTATAACGGATATAAATATCACCATTCTTATCGATGTACCAGGTAAACTTCAGAGTCTGGGATTCATTGCTACCATCATCGGCATAATCCACTTCTACACCATTACCACTGAGCGAGTTAACCTTATCACCCGCCTGATAGAACGTCATCTCGGCATTGAAACTGTAGTTATTGCGAGACTGACCGTCCTCAGCAAGTTCAGAGAGCATCACAGAGCCTCTCCAGTCGCCAGTAAGAGTCTGAGCTTCCAACAGCAGGTCATCATCCTGAGAGCCGTTAGAACCGTTGTTCCAGTCGCCCTGGTTCCATCCCCAGCCACCATGATTATAGTCATCATACCAGTAATAATCATCATGCCAGTAATAATCATCATCACATGAGGTAAATGAGAAAGATGCTGCAGCTATCGCCATCCACATCCATATCCTATTAAACTTTTTCATATCTTGTTTCCTTTCTTCAAACTAAATTCCTTATTGCCTTACTTCACTACAAAACGGCGAACAGGCTTCTGATTATCATCTGCCACCTTAACATACTCTACAGAATCCTTAGCTCCGCGAGAAACAATCTGGGTGTTCTCCAAGCCCGAATGCTGCTTGCTGTAGCCCCAGCCATCATCGTAGTCCCAATCGTAGCCCCAGTCATAATCGCGCCAGTTATAGCTGTAAGAATCACGATAAAGTTCGAAATAAGCACGGTTGCCGTTATCAGCCTCTACATATCCAGAGAACTTGCGGTCGCCCAGAGCATAGTCGTAAATCACAACATCGCTACCCTCATCGAGAAGAGAGATATAGATGTTTCTGTTGCGAACTGTCCAGTTAATACGGTTTGCTATATAATTGTTGCCATGCCAGTAATTTCTATCAAAGTAATCGATCCAATAGCCTGTACCGGAATAGATGCCATCATTCTGGTCGAATCGGATTACCGAGTAGAGGGCATTGTGATTACCATATTCTACCAACATATTACCCTTCCATGTACCATCGAGGGTGTATGCAATATCAGAATCATCATCACATGAGGTGAATGAGATACTCATCAAAGCTATGAAAGCCATTGTGAGAAGAGTAGTAAACTTTTTCATATCAATTTATCAGTTAAGTTATTTATATTCTTATATCTTCTAATTATTGAGCTCTCGAAGAACAGCATTCTTTCTTAAACTCGATGCAAAGGTAGTGGATTTTTCGTCTGCATCAAAGGGGAAAAGGATACAAACTGAGGGGGAAATCCCTATTCTTTCAAAAACAACCGCCTTTTTTGATGGTGTTTCTTTCAGTTTTGATGATATTTCTTTCTCTGTATCAAAGATTTAACACCTTCTTAACACATTGTATCGATATTTTTCGTATCTTTGCATCATAAATAAGTAATTATTCAAAGAACATGCTTTTAGCACAAAGCAAATTCTAAGAATGCGCTCACAAAATGAGTTTCAACAGTTTATTAATTATACGTTAAACCTTTAAAATTATTAAGTTATGAACAAATTTTTACGCTATTCATTATCATTGGTTCTGGCGTTCGTAGCTAGCGTTACGTTTGCACAGGAAGTAACTTTTGACTTTGACAATAATTACAAAACACTCTTCCCAGAACTGACAGGTACATCTTCTTCAGATTCTAAAGATGGAGATATCACCAAAGCCATGACATGTACAACTAATGGCATTTCTGTAACAGTTTCTGCAAAAACTTCTGGTTCGAATGAAAACCGAATCTGGAGTACTTCACCACGTCTCAGAATGTACAGTGGAACGCTTACGATTCAAGCACCTGCAGACAAGAAGATTGCTTCTATCGACATTATTAATGGAAAATGGAATGATAAGAACAAAGCTGACGTAGGTACTAACAATAAAGGTTCTTGGACAGGTGATGCAAACAAAGTTGTATTTACAATTGCTGGCAATACCCAAGTCAAGTCTATCAAAGTTACACTCGCTGGTACCAAGATCGAGTACACCGATGCAGCAAGTGTAAAGGAACTCTTGGCTAACAATAAAGACGCTAAGGATTACATCAACCTCAAACTCACAAACGCAAAGGTATTATACGTAAACAGCTACAAGGGAACTGTAAATACTTACGTACGTGAAGGTGACACTGCTATCGAAATGAGAACTTTAGGAATCGATATGCCTGTAAACAGCATCATTAGCGGTACTGTTAAGGTAAATTTGGCTTATGACGCAGGAATTCCTTATCTGTCAGCAAGCAAGGAAACAAACGGCGAAAATCTCAAAATCACAGAGAGCAACGAAGCTGCTGAACCTGTTATTGCAACTGTAAAGGACATCCTTGATGGCAAATACACCAACGACCTTATCAAGATTAAGGAGTTCACATTCAGCAAAGAAGAGTATACTGCAGGTAAATTCAACTACTATGCTAATGATGGTGAAAACAAGATTATGATTTACGATAAGTTTAGCGGTATTGGTGGTGTTTCAAAATTAACAGAAGGAGAGAAATATACCTTAACCGGTATTTTCGGTGTAATATTCAGAAACATCCCTGAAGTTCTCCCTATCAAGGCTGTAGAAAAGTTTGAACCTACCGGCATCACTAACATAACAACAGATGAAGCTGCAAAGAACGCTCCTGTTTACGACCTCGCAGGCCAGAAGGTAACCAAGGCTTACAAGGGTGTAGTCATCAAGAACGGAAAGAAGATGATTCAGAAGTAATCAAATTCAAAACAACATATCCCTACTGCTCCTCCGATATTCATTTATCGGGGGAGTTTTTTGTTAGGCATAACATAAGAAGGAACCACCAGCAAATCAACCAAATATTACCCCTATAACACGAAAAGTGGAATAATTTAATGCAATAACATAAAAAAATACACCTAAAACTACGATATCTCATTTATTTTCACTACCTTTGTTGCGATTAATAAACGTATACGAATAAAAAATGATGAAAAGAAAATTATATATCACCTTATTAGGACTGCTCTCTACTATCATGACAGCAGCAGTACCCTACTGCGATGTGAGAAAATTCTCTATCACAGACGGACTCGCAGCCAATACCATCTCAGACCTGAAACAAGGTAAAGACAACCTCATGTGGTTCAGTACATGGAACGGACTGTCGTTCTATGACGGCTACAGCTTCCATACATTCAGAGATAACCCCGATGATATTGATGTCCTGTCAACCAATCGTATACTGAAAATAGAACCATCCTATAACAACAGCGTATGGTGTATCACATACGACCACCAGCTCTACATATACGATACCCACTTCTGCCAGTTCTTTGCTGTAGGACAGAAATTCAGCGAACTGTTCAACATCGACCTGCGCGTGAGCCAGGTATACCCATTGAAAAACGGAGCTACATGGTTTACTTCAGAAGATGGAAAATACATCATCCGATCAACAGGCAGAACCTTTGATGAACGGAATATAGAACTCATAAAAGAAGGAGAAAAGGGACTCAGAAGCGGAAATGTATGGGACATCCATCGAGATATACACGGAAGAGAATGGGTGCTTACCGACAAAGGCGCATACATATACAACTCGAAATTCCCAAGCCAGCTGCCTTTCAAATGGCTCAGAGGGGTGGGAGAAGATGAGTTCCTGGCAACTGAAGATGGTAAACTGGCAAAATATGACCTGCAGAACCGACTCACCATGATACCAATGCCAGAAGGCGTAACCCGTATCAACCAACTGAAAAATACAGGTTACCAGCTCCTGATAGCAACCAATCTGGGTGTGATCATCTATAACCCGCGCACCTTCAAGTTTGATGTCATCAACGTACAGAGCCCGAGTCAGCCTCTGGCAGAGGTAAAGAAGATTTATACCGATGATTTCGGCATGGTATGGGCATTCACTGACGGCATGGGAGTAACCCTCGTCAATCCGAAGACCGGACAGAAACAGTGGCTCTTTGCCGACCAGGACGACCCGATGGACCGCACAACCTGCGAAAGCAATTTCATCACACAAGATGAACACAAGACCCTCTGGGTAGTGCCAAGAGGAGGAACCTTCAGTTATTTTGACCGCAAGGCAGGAAAACTGGTGCCTTATCTGCTGAAAAGCAATTCATCGGGCAACTACCGCATACCGAAGATTACGAAATATGTACTCTCAGACCAGGGAATCCTCTGGCTGACAGGCTCTCACGACCTGACACAGGTAGTCTTCAAATATCACCCTTACATTATCAACAAGCTGGATGTGGGCGAAGACGAAGTGTTCTCGGTGAATGCATCGCCAGACGGACATATCTGGGCAGGCTATCACAATGGAGTAATCCAGGTACTCAACGCCACCTACCAGCGTATCGGATACCTTTCGCCAAGCGGACAGATTGTGCCACAGCAGGTAAACTTCGCCGAAACGGGCATCTTCGCCATCCACTTCGATATCAAGGGAAGAACATGGATAGGAACCAACGGAAACGGTGTATATCTGATAGACAAAATGCAGGTAAGACACTTTACCTACGATGCAAACAACCCCGCTTCACTGCCATTCGACAAGGTATTCGACATCGTAGCCGACCGCACCGGACGCATCTGGATAGGTACCTATGGTGGCGGTATTGCCCTGGTAAATGAGGCGGCAGACGGCAGTATCAGCTTCATCAGTAAACGAAACGGACTGCCTTGGGAGAAGCAGCATTACGACTGCGTACGCCGCATCTGCTGCACCACTTCGGGAACCATTCTCGTAGGTACTACAGATGGTCTCATCACCTTCAGTGATGCCTTTACAAACGCAAGGAAGATTAATTATTACAAGACCTATTACATACCGAACGATACAACAAGTCTGGCTGCAAACGATGTAAACAGCATCATGGAGCATACCAGCGGCAAGATGTATATCTCGCAACAGGGCGGTATGATGGAAGAGATTGTGAGCAAATCGCTCCTGCAAGACAACCTGAAGATGAAATACTTCCATGCCATCGATGTTAACGAAGGCATCGTACAGGGCATGGTAGAAGACAACCAGGGAAGAATCTGGGTAATCAGAGAATCGAGTATCGACTGCGTAAACCCGAAAACGGGCCAGTGCAACGTGTTCGGACCTAACGACTTCGACTTCAACATGTCGTTCTCGCAAAGCCGCCCTTACCACGATCCGGCAAGCAACAACATATCGGTAGGTAGCCCTATGGGACTGATTACCTTCAATCCGGCTACGCTGAAGAAGAGCAACTACCAGCCTAAAGTCATCTTCAGTTCCCTCCATTATAGCGGAGAGAAGGAGTCGGAACCTATCCTGCACAAGGAAAAAGTGGTGATTCCAGCCAACAAACGAAATCTGACCATCACCTTCGCATCACTCGACTATCAGCGCAAGTATCAGACCAGATACCTCTATCGCATAGATGGTTATACAGCTCCAGGCGAGTGGATATCGAACGGAAGCAGCAATGTCATCGGCTTCAACCGTATCAATCATGGCGATTACGTACTCAAGGTGAGAGCCACCAACTCGCATGGTGTATGGAGCAAGTATGTGGCAGAACTGCCTATCGAAGTGCGCCCTACCTTCTGGGAAAGCATCTGGGGCAAGTTTCTCATGCTGCTCCTGCTCTTCGGTATCGTAGGCGCAATCTTCTATACCTACAACCAGCGCCAACGCGAGAACATAACCCACGAGATGAGCGTGCTGAAGAACGAACTCTACAACGATGCTGCCAACCGTCTGAGAACCCCACTAACGCTCATCGGAGCCCCGGTAAGAACCATTCTGGATACCGAGCCGGGTATCACCCGAAAGGGCAAGGAACTGCTGAGAATGATAGCAGACAATGCTAACGAGATGCTGGTAATGCTGGACAAGGTTCAGAGATACGGCAACAAGGCAGACTTCCATACGAACAGCGGTCTGACCGAGGAAGATTACGACCTGGCAGAAAGAGAAAAAGCGAATGGCCAGATTGACGACCACAATGCATCTGACTATCTGGAAGGAACCAACAAACAGAAAGAAGAAAAGGATGCAGAGGCTGAACGCCTGGAAGAAATGGGCAAGGAACAGGAAACTGCACAGGAAGAAGCGGAACAAAAAGACCAGACGATACTGGTAGTAGAAGACAATGCCGACCTGCGCAAGTTCCTCTACAGCATCCTCTCGCCTACCTATAACGTGCTGCTCGCAGAGAACGGAAAGGCTGGTTTAGTGATGGTCCGCAAGGAGATACCAGACTTTATCCTCACGGACGTTACCATGCCTGTGATGGATGGTTTGTCGATGATTCACGAGATCAAGCAGGATACCACCCTCAACAACATCCCAGTGATGATTCTCTCGGCCAAGGCAAGCGTAGAAGACCAGCAGCGAGGCTTTGATGAAGGTATTGTTGCCTATATCACCAAGCCATTCTCTACCCCTTATCTGCTCGGCAGAATAGAGGCTATCCTCACCCAGCGCCGCAACATTCAGATGGATGTCATCAGAAAACTGAAGGAAACTGGCGATAAAGATGCCATAGCAGCCCTACGAATACTGCCTACAGCAGCTCCTCTGCCTGCTCTTAACCAGGCTGAAACTAGTGCCGAGAACAAAGCGGTTGACCCAAGCAGCGAACTGGCATTTATGGCGGCACAGATTCAAGACAGAACCATGATGCGTGTCTTCTGGTTTGTTGTTGAAAATGCAGGCAACCCGGGACTCAAGATTGATGACATCTCGAACGAAATCGGTATGAGCCGAAGCGTACTATATAATAAGGTGAAAGCAACAACTGGAATGACACCGGTAGACTTCGTTCGCCATATACGTATCAAGAAGGCATGCGAGATGTTGCGCAATACAGACAATACTCTGACCAGTATCTCCTTCGCAGTAGGTTTCACCGACCCTAAGTATTTCTCGAAGGTATTCAAGAAAGAAACGGGTATCGTGCCTACTGAATACCGAAACAGAACGCAGGGATAGCCCGCATAATTACAGATGAAAGCAGTCATCATTACTGATGGCTGCTTTTATCTGTTTTGACAAAAAATAATACATATTACAGAACATATCTTCAGTTGTTGTCGGGCACAGCCTTCTTCGTTATCGTACACAGCAAAACGTTCAAGCAAGGAAAAAAGCAGAATAGTCATAAAATTGAGCCGTTTTGCTTAGTTTTTTGACCGAATATTGCAAAAAAGTATAAAAATGGGGGGGTATTTGATTAATTTTCCCTTTTTACTGAAAAAAAGCTGAGAAAAAGTTTGGTGTTACAAGAAAATGTAGTACCTTTGCAACAAGTTCTTAGAAAAGTTAAATGATAGATTAATCGTAAACCTCTTTTTCTTTGTTTTTTTGAGGAAAAAGAGGTAAAGAAAAAGGAATGCAGGGTTTGTGAAAATCCTGCATTTTTTATTTTTCCATCTTTCATGCAGGCCGTTATGTAGTCTTATAATCTACACACCTTTCTATTCACAAACCCAATTATCTACGGAATCTATATACTCTTAACTGCGATACTATCTACATTATATATATTACGCTCATTCCTTCATCTATGATTTTGTTCGATTTTTAGAATTTTTAAAAAAACTATTGAAGTATTCTAAGAGAAAAGTAGTATCTTTGCACTCTAGATCATATAAGTTGAGATCGGAAATATAGATAACACATACATAAAGATAAAAAAAATGAGAACTGTTTACGAATTTTCTGTTAAAGACAGAAAGGGAAAGGATGTTTCCCTCAAGGAGTATGCCAACGAAGTGCTGCTCATCGTTAACACCGCCACAAAGTGTGGTTTCACACCTCAGTATGAGGAACTGGAGAAACTTTATGAGACCTATCATTCTCAAGGTTTCGAAATACTTGATTTTCCTTGCAACCAGTTTGGTCAGCAAGCCCCTGGTACAGATGAAAGCATTCATCAGTTCTGCAAGCTTACATACGGCACAGAGTTCCAGCGCTACAAGAAGATCAAGGTAAACGGAGACGATGCTGCCCCTCTCTTCAAATTTCTGAAAGAATGTAAGGGCTTTGCTGGTTGGGACGAGAGCCACCCTCTCTACCCTGTTCTCGACAAGATGTTGAGCGAGGCTGATCCTAACTACAAGGAGAGTGCCGATATCAAGTGGAACTTCACCAAGTTCCTCGTTAACAAGAAGGGTCAGGTTGTAGCCCGCTTCGAGCCTACCACAAGCTTCGATGTCATCGCTAAGGCTATCGAAGAGTGGTTGAACTTCTAATGAAAGATAGAAGTCTCGAACTGAGAATAGAATTTCTAAAAAAAGAGAATAGAATCTCTAAATAAAAAGCCAGGTTGCTTTTCGCAGCCTGGCTTCTTTTATATGTGATATCGTTATTTCAATATATCGCAAGGAATAATTGTCAACTGTTTGCTATAAACTATAAACTATTAACTGTTAACTATTAGTCAACCTTTGGCACATCCTTGAGGAACTGCTGGATTTCTTCATCACTTACTGAATAATTGTGCAAATCGCCATTAATATAGCTATCGTAAGACGGCATATCGATAAGACCATGGCCTGAGAGGCAGAACAGGATAACCTTCTCCTTGCCCTCTTCCTTAGCCTTCAGAGCCTCACGTATAGTGGCTGCAATCGCATGACAGCTCTCTGGAGCAGGAATGATACCCTCGGTCTGTGCAAAGAGCATACCCGCCTTGAATGACTCCAGCTGAGGGATATCTACACCATGCAGGTAACCATCCTTCAGAAGCTGGGAGATAATCATGCCCGCACCATGATAACGGAGACCACCTGCATGAATGTTGGCTGGCTTGAAATCATGACCCAAAGTAAACATTGGCAGCAATGGAGTATAACCTGCCTCATCACCGAAATCATACTCAAACTTACCGCGAGTCAGCTTAGGACAGCTCTCCGGCTCTGCAGCAATAAACTCAGTATGGCGCTCGCCTGTGAAGTTGTGACGGAGGAATGGGAAGGCAATACCACCAAAGTTACTACCACCACCGAAACAAGCAATCACCTGATCAGGATACTCACCT
This genomic interval carries:
- a CDS encoding DUF5689 domain-containing protein, producing MKKIKFIALAFLALTLGSCMGDGYADPDLTEKVPAAPWGNNSLREKNVISIADLKTQFATVINSDNGYKQIEKDMMIKAVVTGNDVSGNIYNQVSVQDASGAIIIAINGSGLSGYLPVGQEILVNLKGLYIGSYKKLPQIGGVNTKLSDGSLGMGKIERAIWNEHFKILNPGEADASTVVPEEFDLTKLTDTDYMNANVGKLMTLKKVKFASANGTNVWAPDDTNTSLELIDAETGKRISSSNLVVRNSGYSKFANEVVPQGVFDITGIFTRYNNTWQIVIRSTDDLKASETGGTLEKPYTVAQALEKINAGTAGDAKVYATGIIVKVKDVDTGTYGNGTFVISDDGKDTEGKTLEVFRCYNIDGAKWTEETKKILVPGKKVVVSGTLLDYNGTKEIKGGNLISIK
- a CDS encoding carbohydrate binding domain-containing protein, which produces MKKYIFSVLMAAMAAFTFSSCEDVPEPYTQPTKPDAGGTTEGEPKGTGTAADPFNSIAAINYCKTLEAGVESDKEVYIKGKVVSIKEQFSTNFGNGSFYIADDESSEKFYIFRSLYLGNKKWTASDPELKEGDEVVVCAKVMNYMGNTPETVANKTYLVSLNGKTADGSGSGDITGTAKGDGSAANPFNSVAAQKYTAALASGVVSDKEFYIKGKVQSIKEQFSAGYGNGSFYIADDANSTQFYIFRIYYFGGEKWKEGDMTLKEGDEIVVCAKLINYMGNTPETNQGGKLISVNGKTSGEGGGTVTPKPDPNPGEVTTGENGGFENWTDSKPTNWNTNSAGNASLTKSEDAHSGKYSVQVAGTSNANKRLGYKEMSLKAGKYTIKFYAKAATATGASVCPGYVAVNDGTVDSQNYNYTKQYVKVSNTEWTLVEQEITIEKDGTYSIVIMNAKKPGAAVLIDDFTFSLGSTAIIK
- a CDS encoding type B 50S ribosomal protein L31, whose product is MKKGIHPENYRPVVFKDMSNGDMFLSQSTCKTNDTVEFEGETYPVVKIEISSTSHPFYTGKSKLVDTAGRVDRFMNRYGKLKK
- a CDS encoding DNA/RNA non-specific endonuclease; the encoded protein is MKHTKFFIFALVAAMTFSACGTDDTLQFYFPENGGNTGGGNTGGGSTGGNTGGESTDKNNTNKNVATANMPQVVRNAIGGLEFPKLKNNGSSYAIVHMDNTTGMLNYSTEWDDNMKSQRWSCYTFHTGNTASNVDRWKPGQGERKYPWDTDLKEQWGITDFTEDPTPTAQGFDHGHICPSADRKLNLTQQKQTFFMTNMQPQYANFNQRGTWYKMEEDLRTKAPKIDSDTLFIVKGGTIDPVGSESNLLGWKKNGASSETQKPGYIPIPKYFFVAVLKKELNKSTNQYTYSAFGYWFPHENKAFEKGDQLGNYVVNIKTLEDKTGIDFFCNLPDEIEKEVENVDAEALKKLWGFK